Proteins encoded within one genomic window of Marasmius oreades isolate 03SP1 chromosome 6, whole genome shotgun sequence:
- a CDS encoding uncharacterized protein (BUSCO:EOG09264G7L) translates to MSSLRNIVVLISGSGTNLQALIDAQNTESLPQTRITLVLSNRKAAYGLTRAQQANPPIPTAYLALQPYLKTNPGKTRDDYDAEVAKIVLKEKPELVVLAGWMHVFGDGFLDLTNGAEPPIPVINLHPALPGAFDGANAIERAYEAAQKGKVTHSGAMVHRVVKEVDRGEPLIVREVPIEKDEPLETFAQKLHSVEWEIIVKATKKALDEVKPIQA, encoded by the exons ATGAGTTCGCTTCGAAATATTGTAGTCCTGATATCCGGGTCAG GAACCAATCTCCAGGCTTTGATAGACGCACAAAACACGGAATCTCTCCCACAAACCCGAATCACACTAGTTCTTTCTAACCGGAAAGCCGCATACGGACTTACAAGAGCTCAACAAGCGAACCCTCCGATACCAACAGCATATCTCGCTTTACAACCTTACCTAAAAACAAATCCTGGAAAAACTCGAGATGACTATGATGCAGAGGTGGCCAAGATCGTGTTGAAGGAGAAACCAGAGCTTGTCGTGTTAGCTGGGTGGATGCATGTCTTTGGAGACGGATTTCTCGATTTGACGAACGGAGCTGAGCCACCTATTCCTGTAATCAACCTCCACCCTGCTTTACCAGGCGCGTTCGACGGTGCAAATGCCATCGAGCGAGCCTACGAGGCAGCACAGAAGGGGAAAGTAACACACTCGGGAGCAATGGTGCATAGAGTGGTTAAAGAGGTCGATCGAGGAGAGCCGTTGATTGTTAGAGAGGTGCCGATCGAGAAAGACGAACCCTTGGAAACCTTTGCGCAGAAGCTTCATAGTGTCGAGTGGGAGATTATTGTGAAGGCGACGAAAAAAGCGCTGGATGAAGTGAAGCCTATACAG GCATGA
- a CDS encoding uncharacterized protein (MEROPS:MER0033198): MHLSLLLALASGVTATAPTVSLGGTTLVGRDVSLLKQDFFGGIPYAEPPLGQLRLKPPVLKTRLSGATFNASNFSRFCLQPGSSPTEMSEDCLTINVFRPSGISENAKLPVFFWTYGGGFQDGAANIYNASAIVAQSVARQTPLIFVSFNYRLGPLGFPQGAEASREYALNLALKDQLTALEWVQANIEYFGGDRSKVTVFGESAGAIMTAVQLLNPDFSNVARAAIFESGSAATPVEHTAEAREVDWANFVGGVPECASLANTSHTFDCLRTANTSSILNGVITAISKAPELFGFDPTLDGPGGFIPDRPSRLFKAGRFARIPFITGTNLDEGTAFTPRDPDMIYNDDTLREFFLANLTPSDVSAQTLDSAIDRMLELYPDVPALGSPFNTGNETFGLPQGYKRFAAINGDVSFQSQRRLWQQTAAQAGVKTYGYLFTQPQPAGNPSLGVSHGSEVLFVFGGVTNPADVPLSRTMIDYWVSFVTSLDPNDGKGLPRPSWAQYTPQNEVLLQLNGQNTTLIPDNFREEQIGFINENPITFLHKKRFL; this comes from the exons ATGCATCTCTCTCTTTTACTAGCTCTTGCTTCTGGGGTAACCGCTACTGCTCCTACTGTCAGTCTAGGTGGAACGACCTTGGTAGGAAGGGATGTCTCTTTGCTGAAACAAGATTTCTTTGGCG GTATACCGTACGCGGAGCCTCCGTTAGGACAACTTCGTCTGAAGCCACCCGTGTTGAAGACTCGACTCAGCGGCGCGACCTTCAATGCCAGTAACTTCAGCCGGTTTTGTTTGCAGCCG GGGTCCTCTCCCACGGAAATGTCAGAGGATTGCTTAACGATCAATGTATTCCGCCCTTCAGGCATTTCAGAAAACGCGAAACTTCCCGTATTTTTCTG GACGTACGGTGGTGGATTCCAAGACGGCGCAGCAAATATTTACAACGCTAGTGCAATTGTTGCGCAAAGTGTCGCTCGG CAAACTCCTCTCATATTCGTAAGCTTCAACTACCGGCTCGGTCCCTTAGGTTTTCCCCAGGGTGCAGAAGCAAGTCGCGAGTACGCTCTCAATCTCGCGCTAAAAGATCAACTCACTGCACTAGAATGGGTACAAGCGAACATTGAATATTTCGGAGGAGATAGGTCTAAG GTGACGGTATTCGGAGAAAGTGCAGGGGCAATCATGACAGCAGTTCAACTCTTGAATCCTGACTTCTCAAACGTGGCAAGAGCAGCT ATCTTTGAATCAGGTTCTGCCGCAACACCTGTTGAACATACTGCGGAAGCTCGTGAGGTCGACTGGGCAAACTTTGTAGGTGGGGTACCGGAATGTGCTTCCCTCGCAAATACGAGTCACACTTTCGATTGCTTGAGGACTGCGAATACGTCGTCCATCTTGAACGGTGTGATCACAGCGATCTCCAAAGCCCCCGAGCTGTTTGGGTTTGATCCCACTCTCGACGGACCTGGTGGATTCATACCCGATCGGCCCTCACGACTTTTCAAGGCGGGACGATTTGCACGAATTCCGTTTATCACCGGGACCAATCTAGACGAGG GTACTGCTTTCACACCCAGAGACCCAGATATGATTTACAACGACGATACTCTGCGAGAATTCTTCCTTGCGAATCTTACCCCATCCGATGTCAGCGCGCAAACCCTCGACAGTGCAATCGACCGGATGCTCGAGCTCTACCCTGATGTTCCGGCATTGGGGTCGCCTTTTAACACCGGCAATGAGACATTTGGTCTGCCTCAAGGTTATAAGCGATTCGCTGCTATCA ACGGAGACGTGAGCTTCCAGTCGCAACGGCGTCTGTGGCAGCAAACTGCCGCACAGGCTGGAGTAAAAACTTATGGGTATTTATTCACCCAACCACAACCTGCAGGTAACCCGTCGCTCGGAG TTTCACATGGTTCTGAAgtcctcttcgtcttcggGGGCGTAACAAACCCTGCTGACGTACCATTGAGTCGCACTATGATTGATTATTGGGTTTCATTCGTGACTAGCCTGGACCCGAATGATGGAAAAGGCCTACCAC GACCTTCATGGGCACAGTACACCCCTCAGAATGAGGTTCTTTTGCAGTTGAATGGTCAAAATACGACGCTCATTCCTGACAACTTCCGGGAAGAACAGATTGGCTTTATCAACGAGAATCCTATAACTTTCCTACATAAAAAACGTTTTCTGTGA